A genome region from Bacteroidales bacterium includes the following:
- a CDS encoding ATP-binding cassette domain-containing protein — MSEEILKALMQLFAIIAKQDDGVVAQEESFVRTFLASQLSKTQVTEYLDLFIQNTEKEEKKKQRAEKKKGTDSGQVKMVDSVRVMGICRKINKTLNHKQKVIVLARLFELINTEKKLTEQRMEIISVVADAFNLTPEEYSEIENFVIKDDYRELDSEFILIINDKEQSQKKSQYIQSESLHGSVIILHLKSADLFFLKYTGKQDVYLNSTAAYNNRIYLFAPGSVIKLPKGKPIHYSDIVATFMQDQEISGLSFIVSDVQYKFKTGDIGIRDISFSVDHGKLVGIMGASGSGKTTMVNTLSGITTPSQGTVKINGIDLHHNKGELEGVIGYIPQDDLLIEELTVFQNLYYNAKLCFKDHSEDELSALVVKTLKDLGLYEKKDLKVGDPMNKTISGGQRKRLNIALELIREPSILFVDEPTSGLSSRDSENVMELLSELTQKGKLIFVVIHQPSSDIYKMFDRMLILDQGGYMVYYGNPVEAVVHFKAIDNQINADVGECGICGNVTPELIFDIIEAEVVDEFGQYTEVRKISPVEWEKHYQEKVPKEDIEEINDEPPATLSIPGWFKQFKIFLTRDLLSKVSNTQYIVLNLLEAPLLGFILAFLIRYISDPTSSTYIFFDNENIPPYIFMSIVVALFLGLTVSAEEIFRDRKILKREKFLHLSRSSYLTAKISILIVISAIQAILFVLIGNFILGIQGMYFEYWLVLFSTFVFANFMGLNISSAFNSAVTIYILIPLLMIPQMALGGAMFSFDKLNRLIGSVDKVPLIADIMASRWAYEGLMVQQFKENKFEKQYYIYNQVKSTANFKQDKLIPKLSESIESFEILQDEINDKVGDKDSIVEIQAMELALLKNEISKENREIFKLINKLKIYKAGKGVKKINFDVFFDGFDALTADKGAIEEKLIIPDNLINTLNIKDYDVEEHGYELMDRLEVIKDFYLAVYSSANELKEDLINFQDQQKPKYYVTFRDKFHNEHLDDIVRNIYEKNKILRYKDKLIRQEEPIYLEPDDSNFIGIRSHFYAPNKYFMGKYYSTFWFNVIFIWAMSILLYIPLYYDHLRKIIGFFGNLKFKKKNNNNIVSDS; from the coding sequence ATGAGTGAAGAAATACTAAAGGCTCTGATGCAACTTTTTGCAATCATTGCAAAACAAGATGACGGTGTTGTTGCACAAGAAGAAAGTTTTGTCAGAACATTTCTTGCGTCCCAACTTAGCAAAACCCAAGTAACCGAATACTTAGATTTATTCATTCAAAATACTGAAAAAGAGGAAAAAAAGAAACAACGAGCGGAGAAGAAAAAAGGAACAGACAGCGGGCAGGTTAAAATGGTTGACTCTGTCAGGGTTATGGGAATTTGTAGAAAAATTAACAAAACCCTTAACCATAAACAAAAAGTTATTGTTTTAGCTCGTCTTTTTGAGCTCATAAATACCGAAAAGAAATTAACCGAGCAACGAATGGAGATTATATCTGTTGTTGCCGATGCGTTTAACTTAACACCGGAAGAATACTCTGAAATTGAAAACTTTGTTATAAAAGATGATTACAGAGAATTAGATTCGGAGTTTATTCTTATTATTAACGACAAAGAACAATCACAAAAAAAATCACAATATATTCAATCGGAGAGTTTACACGGCAGTGTAATAATTCTTCATTTAAAAAGTGCAGACCTTTTCTTCCTGAAATATACAGGCAAGCAAGATGTTTATTTAAACAGTACTGCTGCATATAATAATCGTATTTATCTGTTTGCTCCCGGCAGTGTGATTAAGCTTCCTAAAGGGAAACCCATTCATTATAGTGATATTGTTGCAACATTTATGCAAGACCAGGAAATTTCAGGTCTTTCGTTTATTGTAAGTGATGTTCAGTATAAGTTTAAAACCGGCGACATAGGTATAAGAGATATAAGCTTTTCGGTTGATCACGGAAAACTTGTAGGCATAATGGGTGCAAGCGGTTCAGGTAAAACAACAATGGTTAATACCTTATCCGGAATTACAACACCTTCTCAAGGGACCGTAAAGATTAACGGTATAGACCTTCACCATAATAAAGGAGAGCTCGAAGGTGTTATAGGGTATATTCCGCAAGATGATTTACTTATTGAGGAACTTACCGTTTTTCAAAATTTATATTATAACGCAAAACTTTGTTTTAAAGACCATAGCGAAGATGAGCTTAGTGCTCTTGTTGTTAAAACATTAAAAGATTTGGGACTTTACGAGAAAAAAGATCTCAAAGTCGGAGACCCGATGAATAAAACTATCAGCGGCGGTCAAAGAAAAAGACTGAATATTGCTCTTGAACTTATCAGAGAACCTTCAATTCTTTTTGTTGATGAACCTACTTCCGGTTTGTCATCTCGCGACTCTGAAAATGTAATGGAGCTGTTGAGTGAATTAACACAAAAAGGAAAACTGATTTTTGTTGTAATTCACCAGCCGTCATCAGACATATATAAAATGTTTGACAGAATGTTGATATTAGATCAAGGCGGTTATATGGTTTACTACGGAAATCCGGTTGAAGCAGTTGTTCACTTTAAAGCCATTGATAATCAGATTAATGCTGATGTCGGAGAGTGCGGAATTTGCGGTAATGTTACTCCTGAATTGATTTTTGATATAATTGAAGCAGAGGTAGTGGATGAGTTCGGACAATATACCGAAGTTCGTAAAATTTCACCTGTTGAGTGGGAAAAACATTACCAAGAAAAAGTTCCTAAAGAAGATATTGAAGAAATTAATGACGAACCTCCTGCAACTTTAAGTATCCCGGGTTGGTTTAAACAATTTAAAATATTCCTTACAAGAGATTTGCTGTCAAAAGTCAGTAATACTCAATATATTGTATTAAATTTACTGGAAGCACCTTTGCTCGGATTTATTTTAGCATTTTTAATCAGATATATATCCGATCCTACATCCTCAACGTATATCTTTTTTGATAACGAAAATATTCCGCCTTATATATTTATGAGTATTGTTGTTGCTTTATTTTTAGGATTAACAGTAAGTGCAGAAGAAATTTTCAGAGATCGGAAAATTTTAAAACGTGAAAAATTCTTACATCTCAGTCGTTCCTCATATTTAACCGCTAAGATTTCAATCCTTATCGTTATTTCTGCAATACAAGCGATTCTTTTTGTTTTAATCGGCAACTTTATTCTAGGAATTCAAGGAATGTATTTTGAATATTGGTTAGTACTGTTCTCTACCTTTGTATTTGCAAACTTTATGGGATTAAATATTTCATCAGCTTTTAATTCTGCTGTTACAATATATATTTTAATTCCGTTATTAATGATACCGCAAATGGCTCTCGGCGGTGCTATGTTCAGTTTTGATAAATTAAACAGGCTCATCGGAAGTGTTGATAAGGTGCCGCTTATTGCCGATATTATGGCTTCAAGGTGGGCATACGAAGGTTTAATGGTTCAACAATTTAAAGAAAATAAATTTGAAAAGCAATACTATATTTACAATCAAGTAAAAAGCACGGCAAATTTCAAACAAGATAAATTAATCCCTAAATTATCAGAAAGTATTGAGTCTTTTGAAATATTACAAGATGAAATAAATGATAAAGTCGGGGATAAAGATTCAATTGTTGAAATTCAAGCAATGGAACTCGCACTTCTTAAAAATGAAATTTCAAAAGAAAACAGAGAGATATTCAAATTAATAAATAAACTAAAAATATATAAAGCCGGAAAAGGTGTTAAAAAAATAAATTTTGATGTGTTTTTTGACGGTTTTGATGCATTAACTGCTGATAAAGGTGCAATTGAAGAAAAGCTGATTATACCGGACAACCTTATCAATACACTAAACATAAAAGATTATGATGTTGAAGAGCACGGGTATGAGTTAATGGATAGGTTAGAGGTAATTAAAGATTTTTATTTAGCTGTATACTCAAGTGCAAATGAGTTAAAAGAAGATCTTATTAACTTCCAAGACCAACAAAAACCCAAATATTATGTAACGTTCAGAGATAAATTTCATAATGAACATTTGGATGATATCGTAAGAAATATATATGAAAAAAATAAAATATTACGATATAAAGACAAGTTAATAAGACAAGAAGAACCGATATATTTGGAGCCTGACGATTCTAACTTCATAGGAATACGTTCTCACTTTTATGCACCGAACAAATATTTTATGGGAAAATATTACAGTACGTTTTGGTTTAATGTTATTTTTATTTGGGCCATGTCAATTTTATTATACATTCCTTTATATTATGACCATTTAAGAAAAATTATCGGTTTTTTCGGTAATTTAAAGTTTAAGAAAAAAAATAACAATAACATTGTGTCAGACAGTTAG
- a CDS encoding GAF domain-containing protein, whose amino-acid sequence MLKTNELILQKTDVLSELFYLNQISSQNEALAAADLFDYTLSILINGGNISESGNIVFIEVPDSEKLLKLKEIESNWQTYFKILNRLSESPENEGLLRSLKKNYNSLYSFIENIQSIYNSDLQNKQTSALIINIIAVLLYIILSILLFILIKRRFVNPIKSVESVIDDITKGRSVFEPSNLNNEFSVIHNKLANLYYKTNEISAFVKQLVDDDYEVRFKKYNKKDILEFSLVQLRNKLKANIELNNKRQEEEKTRQWFAEGQAKFNDILRESSSSINLLAEASIKNIVKFFNAAQGGFFILKEQAEKVFLELNSAFAYDRIKSLNKIIPIGEGLIGMCALEKNTIWINNVPEDYMEIESGLGEAPPTNILIVPLKTEENILGVIEIASFEEFTKNEVEFIENIAEDIASTLETTKITDKTSVLLDESRKKTKELAEKDAEITEKMQELREIQKEAKRSETEMFGLIKAVDKTLIKIEITTRGKITSVNNLFVKTLNSRKEEIRNVNLFEIIKNKDEGFINSILSKVKKDESIEQTLTFISKNNSEIFVKSLFTPIKNEKGQIVRILILASNINETEKLTKEKAFLITETEKQKEQLLNIHVKTEKDIKEYQKKIENFSKELNSYIERENKIKEKFQSEKDKKYFQWLGSFKS is encoded by the coding sequence TTGCTTAAAACAAATGAACTTATTTTACAAAAAACAGATGTTCTTTCCGAACTTTTTTATTTGAATCAGATTAGTTCGCAAAATGAAGCTCTTGCTGCGGCAGATTTATTTGACTATACATTGTCAATTTTGATTAACGGAGGCAATATATCGGAATCGGGTAATATTGTTTTCATTGAAGTTCCTGATTCTGAAAAGTTGTTAAAACTAAAAGAAATTGAAAGTAATTGGCAAACATACTTTAAAATATTAAATCGCTTGTCGGAAAGCCCTGAAAATGAAGGTCTGTTAAGGTCGTTAAAAAAGAACTATAACTCTCTGTATTCATTTATTGAAAATATACAAAGCATCTATAATTCTGATTTGCAAAACAAACAAACATCGGCACTTATTATTAATATCATTGCAGTTCTTTTATACATAATATTAAGCATACTACTTTTCATTTTAATAAAACGCCGTTTTGTAAACCCGATAAAATCAGTCGAGTCCGTTATAGATGATATCACAAAAGGACGCTCTGTTTTTGAGCCTTCAAATTTGAACAATGAATTTTCAGTAATACATAATAAACTTGCAAATTTGTATTACAAAACAAATGAAATATCTGCTTTTGTAAAGCAATTAGTTGATGATGATTACGAAGTGAGATTTAAAAAATATAATAAAAAAGACATTCTGGAATTCTCGTTGGTTCAACTGAGAAATAAGTTGAAAGCAAATATCGAACTGAACAATAAGCGACAAGAAGAAGAAAAAACAAGACAATGGTTTGCAGAAGGACAAGCAAAATTTAATGATATTTTAAGAGAATCTTCTTCGTCAATCAATCTTTTAGCAGAAGCATCCATAAAAAATATTGTTAAGTTTTTTAATGCAGCACAAGGAGGCTTTTTTATTTTAAAAGAACAAGCAGAAAAAGTATTTCTTGAACTAAATTCAGCTTTTGCTTATGACCGAATAAAATCCTTAAATAAAATTATTCCTATAGGCGAAGGCTTAATAGGAATGTGTGCTCTTGAAAAAAATACAATTTGGATAAATAATGTTCCCGAAGATTATATGGAAATAGAATCCGGTTTAGGAGAAGCTCCGCCTACAAATATCCTTATTGTTCCTTTAAAAACCGAAGAAAACATTTTGGGAGTTATAGAAATTGCTTCATTTGAAGAATTCACTAAAAATGAAGTTGAATTTATTGAAAATATTGCAGAGGATATTGCTTCAACACTTGAAACAACAAAGATTACAGATAAAACTTCAGTATTACTTGATGAATCAAGAAAAAAAACAAAAGAACTTGCAGAAAAAGATGCCGAGATAACAGAAAAAATGCAAGAACTGAGAGAAATACAAAAAGAAGCCAAAAGAAGTGAAACCGAAATGTTCGGGTTGATAAAAGCTGTTGATAAAACATTAATTAAAATTGAAATTACAACAAGAGGGAAAATTACCTCTGTTAATAATCTTTTTGTTAAAACTCTTAATTCTCGAAAAGAAGAGATCAGAAATGTAAATCTATTTGAGATTATAAAGAATAAAGATGAAGGATTTATAAACAGTATATTGTCAAAAGTAAAAAAAGACGAATCAATTGAGCAAACACTAACATTTATCTCGAAAAATAATTCTGAAATATTTGTAAAATCTTTATTTACTCCCATAAAAAACGAAAAAGGACAAATTGTAAGAATATTGATACTTGCAAGCAATATCAACGAAACAGAAAAACTGACAAAGGAAAAAGCATTTTTAATAACAGAAACAGAAAAACAAAAAGAACAATTGTTAAACATTCATGTTAAAACAGAAAAAGATATAAAAGAATATCAAAAGAAAATAGAAAATTTTTCAAAAGAATTGAATTCTTATATTGAAAGAGAAAATAAGATTAAAGAAAAATTTCAAAGTGAAAAAGACAAAAAATATTTTCAGTGGTTAGGTAGCTTCAAATCATAA
- a CDS encoding DUF1987 domain-containing protein gives MRVIKIEGTDDTPQVTLDANPENPFMEISGRSLPEDVVAFYDPILEWLDEYAENPLEKTVLNIKLEYFNTASSKLLLDILLKLEDMNDAGKDVLVRWHFPDDDEDMEEAGEEYEDIVEVPFEQVSYSID, from the coding sequence ATGCGAGTAATAAAAATTGAAGGCACAGACGATACTCCTCAGGTTACATTAGACGCAAACCCTGAGAATCCTTTTATGGAAATTTCCGGAAGATCACTTCCCGAAGACGTTGTAGCATTTTACGACCCGATATTGGAATGGTTGGATGAATATGCTGAAAATCCGCTGGAAAAAACAGTTTTGAATATTAAATTAGAATATTTCAATACTGCATCTTCGAAACTTTTATTAGATATTCTTCTAAAGCTTGAAGATATGAATGATGCAGGAAAAGATGTATTAGTCAGATGGCATTTCCCTGATGATGATGAGGATATGGAAGAAGCAGGAGAAGAATATGAAGATATTGTCGAAGTTCCTTTTGAGCAGGTCAGTTATTCAATAGATTAA
- a CDS encoding class I SAM-dependent methyltransferase has translation MTINDYILNHTEEEDQTLTELSRETYMKVLRPRMLTGHYQGKFIQMLSKMICPENILEIGTYTGYSAICWAKGLSSNGIIDTIEINDELEPIIKKHFKKAKIEEKVKLHIGDALKIIPGIDKKFDIVFIDADKPNYLNYYKSVFNKVKTGGYIIADNVLWNNKVIKQDFFKDESTNGIIEFNKYVHHDSRVENFLLNIRDGLMVLRKK, from the coding sequence ATGACAATTAATGATTATATTTTAAATCACACAGAAGAAGAAGACCAAACTTTAACTGAGTTATCGAGAGAAACTTACATGAAAGTTTTACGACCAAGAATGTTAACCGGCCATTACCAAGGTAAGTTTATTCAAATGCTAAGTAAAATGATTTGTCCTGAGAATATACTTGAAATAGGAACATATACGGGTTATTCTGCAATTTGTTGGGCAAAGGGTTTGTCAAGTAACGGAATTATTGATACGATTGAAATAAATGATGAGTTAGAACCGATAATTAAAAAACATTTTAAAAAAGCAAAAATCGAAGAAAAAGTAAAATTACACATAGGAGATGCTTTAAAAATAATTCCGGGAATCGATAAAAAATTCGATATAGTATTTATTGATGCAGACAAACCAAATTATTTAAATTACTATAAATCTGTCTTTAATAAAGTTAAGACCGGAGGATATATAATCGCAGATAATGTTTTGTGGAACAACAAAGTAATTAAACAAGATTTTTTTAAAGATGAGTCAACAAACGGAATAATTGAATTTAATAAATATGTTCACCATGATTCAAGAGTCGAAAATTTCTTACTCAATATCCGAGACGGCTTAATGGTTTTAAGGAAAAAATAA
- a CDS encoding PAS domain S-box protein yields the protein MSNKNQNKTIFIVRYTIAGFITGLIFPVFGWSFYFFLDKYAFNVIAIKTMHINNPMYFILDITPVILGIISFFIARKIIKTRSHLINKINSQKKIIKQYENFAKQIGEGEIAVEKKEYTGNFETDKTLLLMQENFIEKQKNENELNWVTSGKEKVADILRKHNDLNNLIKDVLISLIEYTGSVQGAFFLFNESENKLINSFSYAYGREKHIEQKFKIGEGIVGQSAYEKEYIYRRNLPKDYITISSGLLGEQSPGALITLPLIGNEKIQGVIEIAGLKSEYSEKIISFLIELKEIIGQTLFNFKANLTTKKLLEDARNLTEQLQKNEQELRENANKMELTQIELEKSNIELASKISEVETGQKRLHALLENASEVITIYDTDGIVQYVSPSVKTILGFTPDEMLGINRFERGDKILQEAFNELLINPDIEKIIEYQYTNKNKERVWLETRGRNLSDNPAINGIIFNTRDITIKKEVENAKRLSSEMQALSENSLDMIVRVDQAGNFYYANPMTEQFIGKTSQDLIHKNINNVDLDQEVLGFFKEIINKTNIAGEEIQVETTFMIGNKKRIVQFNSIPETDEKGIIRTFLFVVHDITEQKEIELEIETKNKNITESINYAQRIQSAIVPDINIIKRYLPESFVFYKPRDVVSGDLPWFYAKDDEIYIAAIDCTGHGVPGTLLSFIGYFSLNNIVGKEENLTTGEILDELHYQVRRTLRQDSPDSKARDGMDIAICKINSKKNTLEFAGAHNALFLLRGENVTRYKGDRKAVGGKPIRSKRAEIEKKFTTFKIDIEKKDKIFIFTDGLPDQIGGEEGRKYQAGRIQKQIIEKNNFSMTQYYDFFVTQFENWKKGYKQIDDVLLIGIEF from the coding sequence ATGAGCAACAAAAATCAAAATAAAACTATATTTATTGTAAGATATACAATCGCAGGATTTATAACAGGTCTGATTTTTCCTGTTTTTGGCTGGTCTTTTTATTTTTTTTTAGATAAATATGCATTTAACGTAATTGCTATTAAAACAATGCATATAAATAACCCAATGTATTTTATTCTTGACATAACACCTGTAATTTTAGGAATAATTTCATTTTTTATTGCCCGAAAAATAATCAAAACCCGTTCACATTTAATAAACAAAATAAATTCCCAAAAGAAAATTATTAAACAATATGAAAATTTTGCAAAACAAATAGGAGAGGGGGAAATTGCAGTTGAAAAAAAAGAATATACAGGTAATTTTGAGACAGATAAAACTTTATTGCTTATGCAAGAAAATTTTATCGAAAAACAAAAAAATGAAAATGAATTAAATTGGGTTACATCAGGGAAAGAGAAAGTTGCAGATATTCTGCGTAAACACAATGACCTTAATAACCTCATTAAAGATGTCTTAATCAGCCTTATAGAATATACCGGCTCTGTTCAAGGAGCATTTTTTTTATTTAATGAAAGTGAAAATAAATTAATTAACTCTTTTTCGTACGCCTACGGAAGAGAAAAACATATTGAGCAAAAATTTAAAATTGGAGAGGGAATTGTAGGGCAATCTGCCTATGAAAAAGAATATATATACAGAAGAAATTTGCCTAAAGATTACATTACAATTTCATCCGGATTATTAGGGGAACAAAGCCCTGGAGCACTAATAACACTACCCCTTATCGGAAATGAAAAAATACAAGGAGTAATTGAAATCGCCGGATTAAAAAGTGAGTATTCCGAAAAAATTATTTCTTTTCTTATTGAACTGAAAGAAATAATCGGACAAACCCTCTTTAATTTCAAAGCGAACCTGACGACAAAAAAACTTTTGGAAGATGCAAGAAACTTAACAGAGCAATTGCAAAAAAATGAACAGGAACTTCGCGAAAATGCAAACAAAATGGAACTAACTCAAATTGAGTTGGAAAAATCTAATATTGAGTTAGCCTCAAAAATTTCGGAAGTTGAAACAGGGCAAAAAAGATTGCATGCATTATTAGAAAATGCATCAGAAGTTATTACAATATATGATACAGACGGAATAGTTCAATATGTCAGCCCTTCCGTAAAAACTATATTAGGATTTACACCCGATGAAATGCTGGGGATTAACCGCTTTGAGAGGGGTGATAAAATATTACAAGAAGCATTTAACGAACTGTTGATAAACCCCGATATTGAGAAAATCATTGAATATCAATATACTAATAAAAATAAAGAAAGAGTTTGGCTTGAAACAAGAGGCAGGAATTTATCAGATAACCCTGCAATTAACGGTATTATCTTTAATACACGAGATATTACAATAAAAAAAGAAGTAGAAAATGCAAAGAGGCTAAGCAGTGAAATGCAAGCACTGTCTGAAAACAGTCTCGATATGATTGTAAGAGTAGACCAAGCCGGAAATTTCTATTATGCAAATCCGATGACAGAACAGTTTATCGGGAAAACCTCTCAAGACCTAATACATAAAAACATTAACAATGTTGATCTTGACCAAGAAGTTCTCGGTTTCTTTAAAGAAATAATAAATAAAACAAATATTGCAGGAGAAGAAATTCAAGTTGAAACAACATTCATGATTGGTAATAAAAAAAGAATTGTCCAGTTTAACTCAATCCCCGAAACTGATGAAAAAGGTATTATAAGAACATTCTTATTCGTAGTTCATGACATAACAGAACAAAAAGAAATTGAACTTGAAATTGAAACGAAAAATAAAAACATTACAGAAAGTATTAATTATGCCCAAAGAATTCAATCTGCAATTGTACCCGATATAAATATAATTAAAAGATACCTTCCGGAATCATTCGTTTTTTATAAACCGAGAGATGTTGTCAGCGGAGACCTTCCTTGGTTCTATGCAAAGGATGACGAAATTTATATTGCAGCTATTGATTGTACAGGTCACGGAGTTCCCGGAACACTTCTTTCGTTTATAGGTTACTTCTCATTAAACAACATAGTAGGCAAAGAAGAAAACCTGACGACAGGAGAAATACTTGACGAATTACATTATCAAGTGAGAAGAACATTAAGGCAAGATTCACCCGACTCAAAAGCGAGGGATGGCATGGATATTGCCATATGTAAAATAAATTCAAAGAAAAACACTTTAGAATTTGCAGGAGCACATAATGCATTATTTCTTCTAAGAGGAGAAAATGTAACCAGATATAAAGGAGACAGAAAGGCTGTAGGAGGAAAACCTATTCGCAGCAAAAGAGCTGAAATTGAAAAAAAATTTACAACTTTTAAAATTGATATTGAAAAAAAAGATAAAATATTTATATTTACAGACGGATTACCGGATCAAATAGGAGGAGAAGAAGGCAGAAAGTACCAAGCCGGTCGAATTCAAAAACAAATCATTGAAAAAAATAATTTTTCAATGACACAATATTATGATTTCTTTGTAACCCAATTTGAAAACTGGAAAAAAGGTTACAAACAAATTGACGATGTACTTTTAATAGGTATAGAGTTTTAA
- a CDS encoding SiaB family protein kinase, with translation MENEMQNNTDFNFVYDFYTKLKDNNISFAYEGEISHEITKAFSSLAESHIAIDNEPGIMQKKVFHIMVESLQNISKHSGEKIDINSATDGQGIFFISKSETEYTITTGNVIDKYEVPGLKLVIKKINGSNKNSLKELYKEQIKKGRLSDKGGAGLGFIDIVRKTGQQLIYSFLDINEKKTYFVLTSTVSRIK, from the coding sequence ATGGAAAATGAAATGCAAAATAATACAGACTTTAACTTTGTATATGATTTTTACACAAAATTAAAAGACAATAATATAAGCTTTGCTTATGAAGGGGAAATTTCACACGAAATTACAAAAGCATTCAGCTCTCTTGCAGAAAGCCATATTGCTATTGATAATGAGCCGGGTATTATGCAGAAAAAAGTTTTCCACATTATGGTTGAATCTTTGCAGAACATAAGTAAACATTCAGGAGAAAAAATAGATATAAATTCAGCTACCGACGGGCAAGGAATATTCTTTATCAGTAAATCTGAAACTGAATACACAATTACTACCGGAAATGTTATTGATAAATATGAAGTTCCCGGATTAAAACTGGTAATAAAAAAGATTAACGGCAGTAATAAAAACTCTTTAAAAGAGCTTTATAAAGAGCAAATAAAAAAAGGTCGACTTTCCGATAAAGGAGGTGCCGGGCTTGGCTTTATTGATATTGTAAGAAAAACAGGACAGCAACTTATATATTCTTTTTTGGACATTAATGAAAAAAAAACATACTTTGTATTAACATCTACAGTTTCTAGAATAAAATAA
- the ftsZ gene encoding cell division protein FtsZ — translation MDDLLPFDLPTNFASIIKVLGVGGGGSNAVNHMLRQGIEGVDFIIANTDIQALEKSPVRTKIQLGKTLTEGLGAGNKPDVGKEAAIESIEDVKTVLGAGTKMVFITAGMGGGTGTGGAPVIAEAAKELGILTVGIVTIPFRYEGSKRIESAIQGIAEMEKHVDALLIINNEKIREIYGNLAITDALGKADEVLTVAAKGIAEIITIEGHVNVDFADVKTVMKSSGIALMGTGVAEGENRAKVAVKDALNSPLLDNTDIKGASNILLNISSGKNIATLDEISFINEYVQKDAGNRSDLIWGSNIDEELGDKIAVTVIATGFGTHDIPELYSHRMLNSKEETKTEKEIIEIGKENTQKEVAETDDFFSNYEKPQKITVKTVSKTEEEKDIVFFNNAVNDEEKKENDSEFEFVETPQVNDITFEEKQTNSKKLQVNNYLKHLNDLENVPAYKRKGIIIDQNNFPDNRQYSRFTLSDENGEINLNENNSYLHDKAD, via the coding sequence ATGGACGATTTATTGCCCTTTGATTTACCGACAAATTTTGCTTCAATTATAAAAGTCCTCGGAGTCGGCGGAGGAGGAAGTAATGCCGTAAATCACATGCTCCGTCAAGGAATTGAAGGTGTTGATTTTATTATTGCTAATACTGATATCCAGGCACTTGAAAAAAGCCCTGTCAGAACAAAAATTCAACTCGGGAAAACACTTACTGAAGGTTTAGGAGCAGGAAATAAACCCGATGTAGGAAAAGAAGCTGCAATTGAAAGCATTGAAGATGTTAAAACAGTTCTCGGAGCAGGTACAAAAATGGTATTCATAACCGCAGGAATGGGAGGCGGAACAGGAACCGGAGGTGCACCCGTTATTGCTGAAGCCGCAAAAGAACTCGGCATTCTGACTGTAGGAATTGTAACTATTCCGTTCAGATACGAAGGCAGCAAAAGAATTGAGTCGGCAATTCAAGGTATTGCAGAAATGGAAAAACATGTTGATGCCCTCTTAATCATTAATAATGAAAAAATTCGAGAAATATACGGTAACCTTGCAATAACAGATGCCTTAGGAAAAGCTGATGAAGTACTGACTGTTGCAGCAAAAGGAATAGCAGAGATTATTACCATTGAAGGACACGTTAATGTAGATTTTGCTGATGTTAAAACAGTTATGAAAAGCAGCGGAATTGCCTTAATGGGAACAGGCGTTGCAGAAGGGGAGAATCGTGCAAAAGTTGCGGTTAAAGATGCACTAAATTCACCTTTATTGGATAATACAGATATAAAAGGAGCAAGTAACATACTCCTAAATATTTCTTCCGGCAAAAACATAGCAACATTAGATGAAATAAGCTTCATAAATGAATATGTTCAGAAAGATGCCGGAAATCGTTCCGATTTAATTTGGGGAAGTAATATTGACGAGGAATTAGGAGATAAGATAGCTGTAACCGTTATTGCAACAGGTTTCGGAACTCATGACATACCTGAACTGTATTCTCACCGAATGCTAAACTCAAAAGAAGAAACAAAAACAGAAAAAGAAATAATTGAAATAGGAAAAGAAAATACGCAAAAGGAAGTTGCAGAAACTGATGACTTCTTCTCAAACTACGAAAAACCCCAGAAAATAACCGTTAAAACAGTCAGTAAAACGGAAGAAGAAAAAGATATTGTTTTTTTCAATAATGCCGTTAATGACGAAGAAAAGAAAGAAAATGATTCTGAGTTTGAATTTGTTGAAACCCCGCAAGTTAATGATATAACTTTTGAGGAAAAGCAAACAAACTCTAAAAAGTTACAAGTTAATAATTACTTAAAACACCTAAATGATTTGGAAAATGTACCTGCATACAAGAGAAAAGGGATAATAATTGATCAAAATAACTTCCCTGACAACAGGCAATATTCTCGTTTCACACTTTCTGACGAAAACGGCGAAATTAATTTGAACGAAAACAATTCTTATTTACATGATAAAGCTGATTAA